CCTCAAGTAAACATTTATCCATGGCAGGAATACTTAACTATTGCATCAATCTAATAATGAATATTCTTTTATATTCTGTTATTATTACTTTCAGGTTCTGACGTCGGTGCCATCATTGGTTCCTCTGTTGCATCTGTCCTGGTAGTAACTGCTGCTGTTGCTGTCATTGTAATCATTTTGAAAAGACGGTACATTTATATTTGTGGAAATATTCTCAGTTGTTATACAGTTTTACAGTGTTGTATATGTGTACATGTAggcttttgaaaaatattgattcTTGAAAATGCTTCAAATTAGAAGATTTAAAGATTTAAGgaataaaaatattcagtttctcGCCAGACTTTTATTGCAGCCTCAATATTATGCCTACTTAATATTACATATAAGTATAATAAAAATGCTGCTGTCAAACCGACCGTGCTTCAAGATGTTAAAGCAATATTACGATCGTTGGCTTACTTTGATTATATTCCGCATGATAACAAGGGAGACAACCAAGCTTATGTGAACAAAAGCCGGGAAACATGAACCCAAAGAATGAGTATTAAATCTATAGACAGGACATGTGAAATATTTATACGTCGAAATAGGTTCGTTAAATAATTTTAAGCTGAACAAAAATCAGAATGACATATGGCTCAGATTTGCATATGTTCCATACACTGAAGTAACAAACAATATATAAGATACAAGTACTTTATACTTCAGCCAGCTACATATCTAATAATGTTCAGAGAAATATTTGTAGAATACCGGTATAAGATTTATACAAAGTGAAatcttttgaaatgaaataatgtaGTGTCAAGTAATCTCGATGCAATAAATGGTATTGACAGGTTCCAGAACACTAAGATGATACTGACTTGCATGTATAACTGTAATCTAAAAATAGCTGTCCATAGTGTAATACAGTTTCTCggctaaaacaaaaaatatatttcagatggCATGTTATAAAACACCTAAAATGTCTTCAAAAGTCAAAACTGTTAGTACTTGACCACTCTTACCAGTTTTGACTTTTAACCTGGAAGCAACCCAGGAAGTGTATGCTACAATGGAAACATTATTAATCTAACAATTTGCGTTGGATGAATATATAATGcgttttatttaagttttattaaaaagttaaacGGATCACAGTTTAGTTAGATTTCATACTGTAAACCGATTAACTGGTCTTAATGAAGCTACAATATGTGATATTCTCTTTTCACGAACAGACAAAGTGAACATCAGACAAAAATGGGTAACTTATCAGAACAAACCAATTATATTACACCTATTTCGACTGAAGCAGACGATAGAATCTATATAAACGTGAGAGAAAAAGATACAGGAGAAACAAACGACAGCTACGAAATACCAAATCCACAACGAAATGTGTACGAATCTTTACATGGCAGACCTAATGAAGATCATTTCTATGAAACAACGAATTCCAGTCTTAAATAATAGAGATTAGAGAGTGACACATCTAACTGTGATATACTGAACAAACCTTAAAAGAAGGGTATGAGGAACTGTCAGACAGAAACGGACATACGAATGCTCAAACCAAAACATATTCCTGCAACAATGGACTATATTAAAAGGTGTACTCAGTTATAGTTACTTAGCTAATCAGCgcttatttgttttgggtttaacgccgtttctttcaacacttttacaattatgtaacggcggcggttaacctaaccaatTTGCCTGGATTATGCAGAGGATACGCCTCTACAAGAAAGAGTTTCTTTTCGTCGATAATG
This region of Mercenaria mercenaria strain notata unplaced genomic scaffold, MADL_Memer_1 contig_3453, whole genome shotgun sequence genomic DNA includes:
- the LOC128553079 gene encoding uncharacterized protein LOC128553079 codes for the protein MTTSSTSMPMSELSTSDGDSKPDKTTLSSNISSGNWSGTDNNEEEMQYKGSDVGAIIGSSVASVLVVTAAVAVIVIILKRRQSEHQTKMGNLSEQTNYITPISTEADDRIYINVREKDTGETNDSYEIPNPQRNVYESLHGRPNEDHFYETTNSSLK